The stretch of DNA CGAGCTTAGCGCGCAAGTTACGCACATGCACATCCACCGTGCGCTCCACGGAGGCCGCGCCGGACAATTTGGCCAACAAAACGCGGCGTGTAAACACGCGACCCGGCGCGGCCATTAATGCAGTAAGGATTTCAAACTCGGAGGGCGTCACCTCTATTGCGCGTTCACTCACTTTCACCAGCCGCGTGTCTTGGTCTAGCGTCAGCTCGCCCACGCGCAGAACGCGGCCTGCCGTCACTTCCGCATTCGCGCGGCGCAAGGCGGCCCGCACCCGGGCCAACATCTCATCCATCTTGGCCGTGAGCATAATCACGGGCGCGGCGGAATCACGCCGAAAGTGGCGTACAAACTCATAGCCATCCACTTCGGGCATCATCACATCCA from Elusimicrobiota bacterium encodes:
- a CDS encoding response regulator transcription factor, with translation MRQMLRDFFAEQGYRVITASDGREGLIAAKQEKPDLVIVDVMMPEVDGYEFVRHFRRDSAAPVIMLTAKMDEMLARVRAALRRANAEVTAGRVLRVGELTLDQDTRLVKVSERAIEVTPSEFEILTALMAAPGRVFTRRVLLAKLSGAASVERTVDVHVRNLRAKL